A genomic window from Sphingobacterium spiritivorum includes:
- a CDS encoding inorganic phosphate transporter has product MISTLLVVVIILAIAFDYINGFHDAANSIATVVSTKVLTPFMAVLWAAIFNFAAYFYFTDHKVANTVAKTVIEEYITLEVIFAGLVAAIGWNLFTWYYGIPSSSSHTLIGGFAGSGMAYAYIMGGDPIHAINIDATLKIISFIVLAPVIGMIISVIITLIIINLAKKSRPSVAEKWFKFLQLISSAALSFAHGGNDAQKVMGIILVAMVAGGYIENTSHMPEWIPLTCYAAISAGTMSGGWKIVKTMGTKITKVTPLEGVSAETAGAVTLGITEHFGIPASTTHTITGSIIGVGIVKRVSAVRWGVTISLLWAWILTIPVSALLGGITLAIIHYIL; this is encoded by the coding sequence ATGATTTCAACCTTATTAGTTGTTGTTATTATTTTAGCAATTGCTTTTGACTATATCAATGGTTTCCATGATGCAGCCAATTCTATTGCTACAGTAGTTTCGACAAAAGTATTAACGCCATTTATGGCTGTACTATGGGCAGCAATATTCAATTTTGCAGCCTACTTTTATTTTACTGACCATAAAGTAGCCAATACCGTAGCCAAAACAGTTATTGAAGAATACATTACGCTGGAAGTGATATTCGCCGGCCTGGTCGCGGCTATCGGATGGAATTTATTTACCTGGTATTATGGTATCCCTTCAAGCTCCTCGCATACACTTATAGGCGGGTTTGCAGGATCAGGAATGGCTTATGCCTATATTATGGGAGGCGACCCCATCCACGCCATCAATATTGATGCGACATTAAAAATTATTTCTTTCATTGTACTCGCCCCAGTCATAGGGATGATAATATCTGTCATTATTACACTGATCATTATCAATCTGGCGAAGAAAAGTAGACCAAGTGTAGCAGAAAAATGGTTTAAATTTTTGCAACTGATCTCTTCTGCAGCATTGAGTTTTGCTCATGGAGGTAATGATGCACAAAAAGTAATGGGTATTATCCTTGTGGCGATGGTGGCAGGAGGTTATATTGAGAACACCAGTCATATGCCCGAATGGATACCATTGACCTGTTACGCAGCTATTTCTGCCGGAACAATGAGCGGTGGATGGAAAATCGTAAAAACTATGGGAACCAAGATTACCAAAGTAACTCCACTGGAAGGTGTAAGTGCCGAAACAGCCGGAGCAGTAACATTGGGTATCACCGAACATTTCGGAATCCCGGCTTCTACTACACATACAATTACCGGATCTATTATCGGTGTCGGAATTGTGAAAAGAGTTTCAGCAGTAAGATGGGGGGTAACGATCAGCCTTCTTTGGGCCTGGATCCTGACTATACCGGTTTCAGCACTATTGGGTGGGATCACGTTGGCAATCATCCATTATATTTTATAA
- a CDS encoding DUF47 domain-containing protein, with translation MSLNSIFSYFVPKDKKFFPLFEQAGSNLIEMAKLLKENVNSTNLETRKEITKKIEDLEHKGDSITHQIHLELGKNFITPFDREDIHALASSLDDVADFIHGASNRMELYKVLEPSQPMIEITELILEATEHVAKAIYELRDLKNIRNITDSCVRINSVENKADYIFDKAVADLFEYEKDAITLIKYKEVLSAMEDATDKCEDVANVLESILVKNA, from the coding sequence ATGTCGTTAAATAGTATTTTCAGTTATTTTGTTCCAAAGGACAAAAAATTTTTCCCGCTATTCGAACAAGCAGGAAGCAATCTGATCGAGATGGCCAAATTGTTGAAAGAAAATGTCAACTCAACAAATCTTGAAACCCGCAAAGAGATCACCAAAAAAATCGAGGATTTAGAGCACAAGGGAGATAGCATTACCCATCAGATCCATTTAGAACTGGGTAAAAACTTTATCACACCATTCGATAGAGAAGATATCCACGCATTAGCAAGCTCACTGGATGATGTTGCCGACTTTATTCACGGAGCATCTAACCGTATGGAACTATACAAAGTTCTGGAACCAAGTCAGCCAATGATCGAAATTACTGAATTGATCCTGGAAGCAACAGAACACGTTGCAAAAGCAATATATGAACTAAGAGATCTGAAAAACATTCGCAATATCACAGATTCATGTGTAAGAATAAACAGTGTTGAAAACAAGGCAGATTATATTTTTGATAAAGCGGTGGCTGATCTTTTTGAATATGAGAAAGACGCAATCACGCTTATCAAATATAAAGAAGTACTATCTGCAATGGAAGATGCTACAGATAAATGCGAAGATGTCGCAAATGTATTAGAAAGTATTTTAGTTAAGAATGCGTAA
- a CDS encoding sensor histidine kinase, giving the protein MNFKLLVLINAAAVGLSISIVSFYYQHDIKAAFIIFGISLIVSFVVFYFLFEKYIYRRINTIYKLIHNLKLGKDLKDALGEYVSDDPITDAEREVRDWAKEKKSEIDKLRSQEKFRREFLSNISHEFKTPLFAIQGYIETLQDGLIEEDPEMAKGFLDKASKNLDRLSYLIHDLDEISKLESGRISLNIEKFDLSELIKETIENLDDKAKSQKIDIVFKQKYQNVTFVKADRKKIQQVLTNLIDNSIKYGKTGGSTDIRIFPLFEQVLVEVTDDGQGIEEKNLPRVFERFYRTDKSRSRGIGGSGLGLAIVKHIVEAHQQNVNVRSTEGIGTTFGFTLEKSKN; this is encoded by the coding sequence ATGAATTTTAAACTGTTAGTACTGATTAATGCCGCAGCTGTGGGATTATCGATTTCTATTGTCAGCTTTTATTATCAGCACGATATTAAAGCCGCTTTCATCATTTTTGGCATTTCCCTTATTGTGAGTTTTGTGGTATTTTATTTTCTCTTTGAAAAATATATCTATCGCCGCATCAACACCATCTATAAGCTTATACATAATCTCAAATTAGGAAAGGACCTCAAAGATGCTTTGGGAGAATACGTCAGTGATGACCCCATCACAGATGCTGAACGCGAGGTACGAGACTGGGCCAAAGAGAAAAAATCAGAAATAGATAAGCTTAGAAGTCAGGAAAAATTCCGCAGAGAGTTTCTTTCTAACATATCCCATGAATTCAAAACACCTTTATTCGCCATCCAGGGATACATTGAAACTTTACAGGACGGACTGATAGAAGAAGATCCTGAAATGGCAAAAGGCTTTCTGGATAAAGCTTCTAAAAATCTTGATCGTCTCAGCTATTTGATTCATGATCTGGACGAAATTTCAAAGCTCGAATCCGGAAGAATTTCGCTGAATATTGAAAAATTTGACCTCTCCGAACTGATAAAGGAAACGATAGAAAATCTGGATGATAAAGCCAAATCACAAAAAATTGATATTGTATTCAAACAAAAGTATCAAAATGTGACTTTTGTAAAAGCAGACCGGAAGAAAATTCAACAAGTACTAACCAATTTGATCGACAATTCTATTAAATACGGCAAAACAGGAGGAAGTACCGATATACGTATATTCCCATTATTCGAACAAGTTTTGGTGGAAGTAACGGATGACGGGCAAGGTATAGAAGAAAAAAATCTGCCACGAGTATTTGAACGCTTCTACAGAACAGATAAAAGCCGTTCCAGAGGAATAGGCGGGTCAGGTCTGGGATTAGCTATTGTAAAACATATTGTTGAAGCACACCAGCAGAATGTAAATGTAAGAAGTACGGAGGGAATAGGAACAACATTTGGATTTACATTAGAAAAATCCAAAAACTAG
- a CDS encoding phosphatidylserine decarboxylase family protein — protein MKFHKEGYTSLAIVVLIIFIANALADYYDAPTVVKWIIYIVSAFLFITIVQFFRSPIRKITIDDGVILCPADGKVVVIEETEETEYFKDRRIQVSVFMSPVNVHSNRNPISGIVKYFKYHPGKFLVAWHPKSSTDNERTTVVVQSKSGQEVLFRQIAGALARRIVWYVKENDTVTQGNEFGFIKFGSRVDLFLPLGTRIDVKLEDKVVGGKTIIGRF, from the coding sequence ATGAAATTTCACAAAGAAGGTTATACAAGTTTGGCAATTGTCGTTTTGATTATTTTCATTGCGAATGCCCTTGCTGATTATTATGACGCTCCTACTGTTGTCAAGTGGATCATTTATATAGTTTCAGCATTTCTGTTTATTACGATTGTACAGTTTTTCAGAAGCCCTATCCGCAAAATAACAATTGATGATGGTGTGATTCTTTGTCCCGCAGACGGAAAAGTAGTCGTTATAGAAGAAACGGAAGAGACAGAATATTTTAAAGACAGACGTATTCAGGTATCTGTATTTATGTCACCTGTCAACGTACACTCTAATCGCAACCCTATAAGTGGTATTGTAAAATATTTCAAATATCATCCCGGAAAATTTTTGGTTGCATGGCACCCGAAATCCTCTACAGATAATGAGCGCACCACAGTTGTAGTGCAGTCCAAGTCAGGTCAGGAAGTACTTTTCCGCCAAATTGCAGGAGCATTGGCCCGCCGTATTGTCTGGTATGTAAAAGAAAATGATACTGTAACACAGGGAAATGAATTTGGTTTTATCAAGTTCGGTTCACGTGTAGACTTATTCCTTCCGCTAGGAACCAGGATCGATGTCAAACTGGAAGACAAGGTCGTAGGCGGAAAAACCATAATCGGAAGATTTTAA
- a CDS encoding toxin-antitoxin system YwqK family antitoxin translates to MINFKKICLLSVFAFLLFSIEAQETRLVYFEKVTDSLMRFYFDNYYYLAEKNCPFKSIERVTGFNKETNTFEGNFKDFGPTGHVILTGSHSNGVKTGPFIAYHPNGKVKWEATFADGQPVNDWKFYYPDGRPMMVLNYEQGVRIMSQWDRKGKQIVKDGEGLYDFTIPFEGYSEYGYPMLRRRGRVKSGVPADRWEVYFVDEKNNSVLAADEYFSGGVFKRGDNYFTEDSYSQSDFPVLPVEYFVRAEYLVFKRCNFDDYSNFTNYLSEKIEKSFDVVKLTFKIVPGNFEYTAKLSEAGKPSRITFTKMIEDAKTQNILAAIIEVIPYYFPSLKNNLPVNDTIVVSGRLEVNDVGEIDVHSISIKRPAEE, encoded by the coding sequence ATGATTAATTTCAAAAAAATCTGTTTGCTAAGTGTATTTGCATTTCTGCTCTTTTCAATAGAGGCGCAGGAAACTAGATTAGTCTATTTTGAAAAAGTAACAGATAGTCTGATGCGCTTTTACTTTGACAATTACTATTACCTGGCAGAAAAAAACTGTCCGTTTAAATCTATAGAACGAGTAACCGGATTTAACAAAGAGACCAATACTTTTGAAGGCAATTTTAAGGATTTTGGTCCTACAGGACATGTTATTTTAACAGGAAGTCATTCCAATGGTGTAAAAACAGGTCCGTTTATCGCTTATCACCCTAATGGCAAAGTCAAGTGGGAAGCGACTTTTGCAGATGGACAACCTGTTAATGACTGGAAATTCTATTATCCGGATGGCCGGCCCATGATGGTATTAAATTATGAGCAAGGAGTCCGTATCATGTCGCAATGGGATAGAAAAGGTAAACAGATCGTTAAAGATGGGGAAGGATTGTATGATTTCACTATTCCTTTTGAAGGGTATTCCGAGTATGGCTATCCGATGCTCCGAAGAAGGGGAAGAGTAAAAAGTGGTGTACCTGCTGATAGATGGGAAGTCTATTTCGTAGATGAAAAGAATAATAGTGTCCTTGCAGCAGATGAATACTTTTCAGGTGGTGTCTTTAAACGAGGAGACAACTATTTTACAGAAGATAGTTATTCCCAATCTGATTTTCCGGTGTTACCGGTAGAATATTTTGTAAGAGCCGAATACTTAGTGTTCAAAAGGTGCAATTTTGACGACTACAGCAATTTCACAAACTACCTGAGTGAAAAAATTGAAAAGTCATTTGATGTAGTAAAGCTGACATTTAAAATAGTTCCCGGAAATTTTGAGTACACGGCTAAATTATCTGAAGCAGGAAAACCATCCCGAATCACATTTACAAAAATGATAGAGGATGCTAAAACACAAAACATATTAGCGGCTATAATAGAGGTAATTCCGTATTATTTCCCTTCGTTGAAAAACAATCTTCCCGTAAATGATACCATCGTGGTTTCCGGTCGGTTAGAGGTAAATGACGTGGGAGAAATAGATGTACATTCCATATCCATTAAACGTCCTGCAGAAGAATAG
- the polA gene encoding DNA polymerase I: MKKLFLLDGMALIYRAYFALSKTPRLTSNGLNTGAIMGFTNTLLEVLKNQKPTHIAVVFDTDAPTNRHIEFESYKAHREKMPEDLSASIPYIFRLIEGFNIPIITKDGYEADDIIGTLAKEGEQKGFTVYCMTPDKDFGQLVSDNIFIYKPARMGNGAETQGVPEILAKWEISDVSQVIDILGLWGDAVDNIPGIPGIGEKTAKKLVQDFGSVEGIIANSDKLKGKMKENVENFAEQGLLSKRLATIQLDVPIEFDEKSLLLEDPNKEVLEPLFAELEFRTLGKRVFGEDFSVADATGKNTSGQMDLFSTATNDTAPQQEELPPVASNNIDNTAHEYILVDSSEAQQKLAKELAAQKSFCFDTETTGLDALVADIVGLSFAIEKGKAYYVPTPDSREQALEIINIFKPILEDPAIQKIGQNIKYDILLLSRYDVKVKGALFDTMLAHYLIDPDTRHGMDVLAENYLGYIPVSITKLIGEKGKKQGNMRDVEIELIKEYASEDADITLQLKEKFEPLLEETATLKLAQEVEFPLVYVLSEIEKNGVKIDVDVLSVFSKTIEEDVRNLEASIYEKAGVKFNIASPKQLGEVLFDKLQLDPKAKKTKTGQYKTGEDVLLTLANKSDIVQDILDFRQLQKLKSTYVDALPSLINPNTGLIHTSYNQAVAATGRLSSTNPNLQNIPIRTERGREVRKAFIPRSENNVILSADYSQIELRLMAELSQDANMLEAFQKGYDIHRATAAKVYGLELDEVSSDQRRNAKAVNFGIIYGQSAFGLSQSLGIPRREAADIIDQYFQQYSGIRDYMSKAIASAKENGFVETILKRRRYLRDINSANMTVRGFAERNAINAPIQGSAADMIKVAMLRIQEDIEEQQLAGKMIMQVHDELVFDVPLDEVEKFKTLIQNRMKTAIPMQVPIEVEIGQGKNWLEAH, encoded by the coding sequence GTGAAAAAACTATTTCTTCTAGATGGAATGGCGCTCATTTACAGAGCCTATTTTGCATTAAGCAAAACACCGAGACTCACGTCAAATGGCTTGAATACCGGCGCAATAATGGGATTTACAAACACCTTACTGGAAGTTTTGAAAAATCAAAAGCCCACTCATATTGCAGTCGTATTTGATACAGATGCACCTACAAACAGACACATAGAATTTGAGTCCTACAAAGCGCATCGGGAAAAAATGCCTGAAGACCTGTCTGCCTCTATTCCATATATCTTCCGATTGATCGAAGGATTCAATATCCCCATCATTACAAAAGATGGTTATGAAGCAGATGATATCATCGGTACTTTGGCCAAAGAAGGAGAGCAAAAAGGATTTACGGTATATTGTATGACACCCGACAAAGACTTTGGTCAGCTGGTGTCTGACAATATCTTTATCTATAAACCAGCCCGAATGGGAAATGGTGCAGAAACACAAGGAGTGCCCGAAATACTGGCGAAGTGGGAAATTTCGGATGTGTCACAGGTCATTGATATTCTCGGATTATGGGGAGACGCTGTGGACAATATCCCCGGAATACCCGGTATCGGAGAGAAAACAGCAAAAAAGCTGGTACAGGACTTCGGTTCAGTAGAAGGAATTATTGCCAATTCGGATAAGCTGAAAGGCAAAATGAAAGAGAACGTGGAGAATTTTGCCGAACAAGGTCTTCTTTCCAAGCGTCTGGCAACTATACAATTAGATGTTCCGATCGAATTTGATGAAAAATCGCTGCTTCTTGAAGATCCCAATAAGGAAGTACTGGAACCTCTGTTTGCCGAACTGGAGTTCAGAACATTAGGAAAGCGCGTGTTTGGTGAAGATTTTTCTGTCGCTGATGCGACAGGAAAAAATACTTCCGGTCAGATGGACCTTTTCAGCACGGCGACGAATGATACTGCTCCGCAACAGGAAGAGCTTCCTCCTGTAGCAAGCAACAATATCGACAATACAGCACACGAATATATTCTCGTGGATAGCAGCGAAGCACAGCAAAAGCTGGCAAAAGAACTTGCTGCACAAAAAAGTTTCTGCTTTGACACGGAAACCACGGGTCTTGATGCCCTAGTCGCAGATATTGTGGGGCTATCCTTTGCAATTGAAAAAGGCAAAGCATACTATGTCCCCACTCCTGATTCACGTGAACAGGCTTTGGAGATTATAAATATATTTAAACCCATTCTCGAAGATCCAGCTATTCAGAAAATCGGTCAGAATATCAAGTACGATATCTTACTGCTTTCCCGTTATGACGTAAAAGTTAAAGGAGCCTTGTTTGATACGATGCTGGCCCATTACCTGATCGATCCGGATACCCGTCACGGGATGGATGTACTGGCAGAAAATTATTTGGGATATATCCCTGTTTCCATTACCAAACTCATCGGAGAAAAAGGTAAGAAACAAGGGAATATGCGGGATGTAGAAATTGAACTTATCAAGGAATACGCATCTGAAGATGCGGATATCACCCTGCAGCTAAAAGAAAAATTCGAACCCTTACTGGAAGAAACGGCTACTCTTAAATTAGCACAGGAAGTCGAGTTTCCGCTTGTATATGTTTTATCTGAAATTGAAAAAAATGGTGTTAAAATTGATGTAGATGTCCTTTCTGTGTTTTCCAAAACTATAGAAGAAGATGTCCGTAATCTGGAAGCCAGTATTTATGAAAAAGCCGGAGTCAAATTCAACATTGCTTCACCTAAACAGTTAGGAGAGGTATTATTTGATAAATTGCAGCTCGATCCAAAAGCCAAAAAAACAAAAACCGGACAATACAAAACAGGTGAGGATGTATTACTGACACTCGCTAACAAATCTGATATCGTTCAGGATATACTGGATTTCAGACAGCTTCAAAAGTTGAAATCAACGTATGTGGATGCATTACCAAGCCTGATCAATCCAAATACAGGTCTGATACACACGAGCTATAATCAGGCTGTAGCAGCCACAGGCAGATTAAGCTCGACAAACCCTAATCTTCAGAATATTCCGATCCGTACAGAAAGAGGTCGTGAAGTCCGAAAAGCTTTTATACCAAGATCCGAAAACAATGTGATTCTATCTGCCGATTATTCCCAGATCGAATTGCGACTAATGGCAGAGCTGAGTCAGGATGCTAATATGCTCGAAGCTTTCCAAAAAGGATATGATATTCACCGCGCAACGGCAGCCAAAGTATATGGACTGGAACTTGATGAAGTCTCTTCAGATCAGCGAAGAAATGCTAAAGCCGTGAATTTTGGAATTATTTATGGTCAATCCGCCTTTGGCCTGTCACAAAGTTTAGGTATACCCCGTCGCGAAGCAGCAGATATTATAGATCAATATTTTCAACAATATTCCGGTATCCGCGATTATATGTCTAAAGCAATAGCGTCTGCAAAAGAAAACGGATTTGTAGAAACAATACTCAAAAGAAGGCGCTATCTGAGAGATATCAATTCGGCAAATATGACCGTTCGTGGTTTTGCAGAACGAAATGCCATTAATGCACCTATACAAGGCTCCGCAGCTGATATGATAAAAGTAGCAATGTTACGCATTCAGGAGGATATTGAAGAACAACAATTGGCTGGTAAAATGATCATGCAGGTACATGATGAGTTGGTATTTGATGTTCCGTTGGATGAAGTGGAAAAATTCAAGACACTTATTCAAAACAGGATGAAGACAGCGATCCCCATGCAGGTCCCTATAGAAGTAGAGATCGGACAAGGAAAAAATTGGCTGGAAGCACACTAA
- the rsgA gene encoding ribosome small subunit-dependent GTPase A produces the protein MRGLVTKSTGSWYLVLGDDGRRYECRIKGKFRTHGIKSTNPVAVGDWVEFDLEPDQDSGVIRHLEPRRNYIIRRSVNLSKQTQIIGANLDQALLVVTLASPPTSLGFIDRFLVTAEAYSVPAMLVFNKLDLFSEEGLDILKEYEHIYESIGYPCYEVSALEGINVEELKDLLKDRVTLVSGHSGVGKSTLINALIPEAGLKTGSISDWSDKGKHTTTFAEMMDLPFGGKLIDTPGIRELGIVDIEPQELSHFFPEMRALLNKCRFNNCRHVNEPGCAVMEAVENGSIEASRYDSYLSIYHNENTRN, from the coding sequence ATGAGAGGTTTGGTGACAAAGTCTACAGGTAGCTGGTATCTGGTGCTGGGGGATGATGGCCGTCGTTATGAATGCCGGATAAAGGGCAAGTTTCGTACCCATGGTATCAAAAGTACTAATCCTGTGGCTGTTGGTGATTGGGTTGAATTTGATCTGGAGCCGGATCAGGATAGTGGTGTGATCAGGCATCTGGAGCCCCGCCGCAATTATATTATCCGCAGATCGGTCAATCTTTCTAAACAAACACAGATTATAGGTGCTAATCTGGATCAGGCTCTTCTGGTGGTTACACTGGCTTCTCCTCCGACATCACTGGGGTTTATTGACCGCTTTTTAGTGACTGCCGAAGCGTACAGTGTGCCTGCAATGTTAGTTTTTAATAAACTGGATCTGTTCAGTGAAGAAGGTCTGGATATTCTGAAGGAATATGAACATATATATGAATCTATCGGGTACCCTTGCTATGAGGTCTCCGCTCTGGAAGGAATCAATGTGGAAGAACTAAAAGATCTGTTGAAAGATAGGGTGACACTAGTCTCAGGACATTCTGGTGTAGGTAAGTCTACCTTAATCAATGCATTGATTCCGGAAGCAGGATTGAAAACAGGAAGTATCTCGGACTGGTCAGATAAAGGTAAGCATACTACGACTTTTGCGGAGATGATGGATCTGCCCTTTGGCGGCAAACTCATTGATACACCAGGAATACGCGAACTGGGAATCGTAGATATAGAGCCGCAGGAGCTATCCCACTTTTTTCCTGAAATGAGGGCTTTGCTTAACAAATGTCGGTTTAACAATTGCCGCCATGTGAATGAACCGGGCTGTGCGGTTATGGAGGCCGTGGAGAATGGATCTATTGAGGCCTCCCGTTATGATAGCTACCTGAGTATCTACCATAACGAGAATACCCGCAATTAA